From the Hordeum vulgare subsp. vulgare chromosome 1H, MorexV3_pseudomolecules_assembly, whole genome shotgun sequence genome, the window atcctccatccaagtaaaatgcaaggaagaggggagaggggggctgtgctatatataggcagaggactttagtcccggtttgagacacaagccgggactaaaggtggcgcacatgcgggctgcccgccgcgtagcctttagtcccggtttgggacacgaaccgggactaaaggctccttacgggccgggactaaagcctcgagggaggcattgagaattggggcgacgtggccgggcctttagtcccggcccagaggcaggccaggactaaagggtcccgtccAAAGGCCCATTTTCCACTAGTGGTCGTGGTATATCGACACGGGTGCTAGTAACCACATGaccgggtgcaaggagaaattcctcgagatgGAATacaatgttgaaggctcggtcaagtttggtgatggttcagctgtggagatttgcggggtaaggatctgtcctcttcgagagtctcgcaggcgaacatcgcatactcaccggagtgtactacatcccacggcttcgcaacaacattatctgtattgggaagcttgatgagaatggatgcaaggtgaatatcgagaatgGAGTGATGAAGATCTTCGACAAACTCCAAaaggtgctagctcgtgttaatcgcaaacggaataggctctatatcctcaaccttgatcaatctcaaccggagtgttggctcgccaagagtgacgatgattcgtggttatggcatgctagattttgaCTCGTTAACTTCTAcgtcttgaagaagatgtcaaagatatagatggtatccgggatgccagttatcgaccatgttgatcgagtatgtgacgggtgcttggttggaaaacagcaccgcaggccgttccctgctcagtctacctgtcgtataagtgatgcactcgagctgctccatggcgaTCTATGTGGCCCAATCACCCCAACAACTCAtgcgggaaagaagtatttcttcctcgtggtagacgactactcgagatatatgtgggtcattcttcTATGAtccaaagatgaggcgtttgaagcattcaagaagctgaaggctgcaacggagatggaacacaagttgacggttcgcgctctacggacagatcgtggcggagagtttacgtcgaacgaaTTCAACGACTACTtcaagaagattggcataaaaaaggttcctcacggcaccttacacgccgcaggagAACGGGGtcattgaaaggcgcaatcgaaccgtcgttgacatggcaaggagtttactcaagagcaagaacctgtcggggactttttggggagaagctgtctcgacggcggtctatcttctcaaccgggctccaacgaaggcggtgatcggtaagactccgtatgaagcaatttacggacgtaagccgaatgtatcTCATCTATggacgttcgggtgcgtggcacatgtgaagatggCGGACCCGCAtccctcaaagcttgccgatcatagcgccaagatggtgttcatcggatatgagaggagttccggcaccaaggcataccgcttctacgatccacaaaccaagcgtctacggatttcacgcaacgtcgtgtttgaagaaaaccaagcgtggaattggagcgccgcagccgacgatgctccaaacggtaacatattcacgattgaatttccaactgatgatgatgcagggtaggatgtccaggtggttggcaagacgcccaaccaaggtgaccacaatggtagtgatcatcatggtgccgacatcgacgacgacgtgcataggtcgcaaggagatagcgacaacgaagcGCACGGCACGGGTGAAGATCtctatgacaacatcgacaacgaggagcatagtgacgatgacaatcaagatgatggtcatgatcacgacgactacgccgacgacgcggatgtcgatgacacgcccgaGACTCAACCATCTTcttcaagtgcatcaacatcaacacaatttgtgtcgcctccttcgcaagccacaacggactcctcagggcctcgttgctacaagaccctcaagaaagtctacaagtacacaaagccacttacgctcgagtactccagactatgtctgttcggagttgaggagccggcgaacttcgtagaggcgagcaaaagccgtagttggatgcacgccatggatgaggagatgaaggtgattgagagcaatggcacgtggactttggtaacccgacctccgaaccaaaaggcgattggtttgaagtggatttacaagttaaagaaggacacggaggatgccattgtgaagtacaaggcaagactcattgcaaagggctacgtacacgtcaaggagttgactatgatgaggtgtttgcaccagttgctcgactcgagacaatgagagtgctcctagctttggcagtacaagaggattggaaggttcatcatatggatgttaaatccgctttcctcaacggttaTTTCAcaaaagaagtgtacgtggaacaacccctcggctatgagaagaaaggcgaagaagggaaactttacgagctcaagaaggcactttacgggttgaagcaagcgccaagagcttggaactcaaagttagaccgaagtttggtctcgctcgggttcaagagatgtcccctcgagcacgcagtctatacaaagaactccaaaggctcaaacctgctagttggagtttatgtcgacgatctgattatcaccagagatagcgtacaagaaattgaacgtttcaaggtgcAAATGAAGAACAAATTTAACATGAGCGATcttggattactcagctattacttgggcatcgaagtgaagcaaagctccggagagatttccctatgtcaatcggcttatgcggtcaagttattggaaaagtgtggcatgtaagattgctacgagacacaagtcccaatggaccaacgtcacaagttgagcaagcgtagctcaaatccaccagtggacaccacaatgtatcgaagcgttgtgggcagccttagatatttggtgcatacacaacctgacttggcttattcagtcggggtcGTGAGTCGTTCCATGGAGAatcgacaaccgagcacatgagcgcagtcaatcaaatcttgcgttatgtgaaaggcaccattaatcttggttgcacgtacagaaagggaaaggaaggattgatccttcgtggatattcagatagtgacatggcaggtgatgttgatgaccggaaGAGCACAACGAGCAtgattttctaccttggcccgaatccgattagctggaattctcagaagcaaaaggtggtggcacagtcttcatgcgaggcagaatacatagtggCAAGCACGGCGGTTTGTCAAGCAgtttggctgagaagactcctagctattcttgcaaagcgggaggtgcagaaggtgtcattgaagatcgacaaccaagctgcaatctcattgtgcaaaaatccggttcatcacgaaaggagcaagcacatagatacccggttccaccacatccgggagtgcattgaagaagggttgatcgaggttcaacatgtgaacacgaaagaccaacttgccgatattttcaccaagtcctcgGTCGACAGACgatcatcgagatgaggaggaaagtcggagtgcaagaaatgaagtcaagcaacaagattaaggaggtgaatgtagaagttaatcatgttgttcctgtaggattaggaaagaaagccaaactgggtcctagtagtattaggattcctagtcctagtctattttcatagtcccttgtggacgtgtataaaaggcaccctaggggtgttgcttgtaacaccagaaaaacgaaaagcaatacaaagcaaaggctcgacacgggcctttagccatcaaatccatcgatcagttttattcgtgtcgctagttacgcaagttccgtcaagttgccggccgaagcaagaatcgcgtaggcacgcttgTACGGCTGCATACGCACGTATTGCACCCGATTAAATCAATCAAGCAGGCTGCTTGCTTGCTTCTTTGCATAGCCAGCTTTGCACGTACGTTGTGCAGCTGCTGGATAGTTTTGATCTACGGTTCAAAAGCCAACAGTTGAAGATACATCTGAACCACGTGTGCTTGGTGCTTAGGGATGTTGTTTTCGATATCATTGCAACATTTTTGAAGCGAGAAGAAGAGAGTGTTTCATTGTAGTCACTCCCAAAAACAGTAGCTTAACACAATACATAATATACTTGCATAAATGAGTGCACTACACAATAACAAGAGACATGCATTTATTCAAGCTTGTGTAATGTACGAATACATGTCATTTGATGCTTACTACGCAATGGGGTATGAGGCATTCATGGCAATGCCACACATTCCCCTCTTGTCACTAATATCCTTCTCCattctcaagtatccgttctcgcCCCATGTTGTGCCCCATGAATTTTTAAACAACCAATATTTTGTGCCATTACTATCTGTTCCATAACCAATGGCTGCAATTCCATGATTCATATCAGTGCCACATGAGCCAGTCAAGATGCCGCCAGAGTATAACTGGAATGTCATGTCACCTCCATCGACAGCAACTGACACGGGTTGATTTGCCACAGCCTTCATGAGGTCACCCTCGTTATTTGCAGGTACCTCCTCATAGCTCTTGAGTGTCGCAGAACTATTGTATCCAGCCTTGCATGTGCCGTTTGTTGCCATGTATGGGTAGTTGGAGTCCATGGTGAGCCCGCCGTTCTTGATGATGAACTCGAACGCATCCTGCATGTCTCCGCCATAGCAGCCATCGTCCTCGCCATGGATATCACAATCTATCAATTCCTGCTCTGAGAGGGAGACAAGCTTGCCGGTACTTAACATGACAATACCCTCCGTTGCAGCAACAGCAGAAAATGCCCAACAAGAGCCTGCAGATAATTTTGTTATCATGTATTTAGCCACACCAACCATTCAGATGTGGAATATCGATATGTATACATCATAATTGCAGCCTAAATGTACTTACCACACATGCCTTGATCTTTGATAGGAGTGACTGCACCTCTTGTCCTCCAATCCACCGTTGTCGGGAGTGTATCTAAGCTTATATTTTCATACCTGAAGAATCCCGTAGGACTCTTCACTTTGTTTGGAATGAATCCCttatttgtcttggttgccctgaACTCGTCATTGGTGAGGTCAGCGAACTGGTTGATGCCAAGCCAAAACTTGCGATCTCCGGTGTTAAACGACTCGATGAACCTGACGTTTGTCTTGAATACCTCGAACCGATGTGTCTTCTCGGCAGCGTCCTTGTAGACGCGGCCGTATTGCGCCATCCAACCCTCGTGCTTCGCCATCATGGACAAGTCATCATTCAGCTCACGAGCTGCATGAACAGAGCTATAGAAGCAGAGGCTGGCAAGGACGGCAAAGAGCAAAGCCTTGGAGAAGGCCATGTTTGATCAGGGTACCTCTCTTCAAAATTGCTGGCCTCTACTGTTAATGTGCTGAATCTGCCTTGGTGTGGTTTGATGAAATGGAATTGGGGTTTATATAGAGTACCTGCAGCCTACATGTACTGATTTAAGTAGGAGTAGTTATTCGTGGCCTGGCCGAGGTAATCGTGTGGCTGGTATGAAATTACTTGTATTTTGCATGCATGAGATTGTACGTCGTCGGCTAGCTCATTTGAGAGCGACGCCTTCGGACAGACTGAGCGCCTCTTTTGGATCACAATGGCTGTAACGGATAACCCAAAGCAGTCAAGGTTGCAGTTTCTCCTTACAGCAGATACAGAAAGGGAATGTAATCAAATATGCAAGGGATAGATGGTCACTTCACGAACGCTAACTTGTTCAGGTATCTGAATATTTTTCTTTCAAAAAGGAAGGGTATCTGAATAATGGATATATTGTAATACGTACGCCAACTTCCTACTTTGGTTATAGAGCGAGACTAGGAAAATTTCTTGAACGATGATATATGTACGGTCACTGTTGCACATCATCCGTAGATGTTTGAGGAGCCGGGTTTTCTGTatgcggctgtagatgctcttaaggCACACGTGCTACATAAACCAAATAGAGAATTCTTTATTTAACGGAAAGTAGCCACTACCCCCGAGTTTGAGAAAAGCTGGAAAAACATGATTAAATCAAATTCAGAAAAACTGAAATTGGGAGACATCAAACATTACCAAATGTTCGGGCTACTTGCAAATTTTCAGTCAAAAATAACATCCGAGGAGCTCGAActaaaaaaaaaatcaatgctCAAACCGTGCACAAAACTTTGAACatcgattttgtttattttttttcagTGCGAGCTCCTCAGATGTTAGtttgggctgaaattttgcaaCATGATCGAACATGTGATAAATATTGACGTctcaaattttcagaatttttggatttGTTCTCACCATGTTTTTCCAGTTTTTTGCAAACTCGGGTGTAGTACACCCGAGAGTAGAACATCCACTCTTTATTTAACACCATGTTAGATTTTGTTGCCTTATTTGATACTGAAAACTATTTCTTTCCTTATTTAACACTCAGTTTAAATTGTATTTCCTTTATAACACTTTCCTCCATTTTATGCCATGGCAGTGTAAAATGACATTTGAAAAAACCTATTTGCCCCTCACGTGATATGTGATAAATTTTTTTACATGTATGTGTATATCCGGCGGACTCATTTTGTGTCTTGATCCCGACCTCGATGGCGTTGAAGACAAGTGCTTTCTGGCGTACAAGTGTACGAGGTTAGCTCAAGTATTTTCCAAAACTGATGTTTTTTTCCCATCGAGACGTAGATGGCAATGTACACGTACACAAGCTAATGTTTTTTTTTTCGGTTGAGACGTACTAGATGGCAATGTACATGCACACACGAAGAAACAAGCAGGCAAACATGTGGATCGATTCCATTTGGACGTGTACTTCTATACATATACTAGACGAAGCTAGCTAAGCAGACGATTTGATACCTTCGATCGATTCTACGTACGTTGGATGGCCAGCTTGTTAACATACATAGAATAGTATCAACCATATCTCCTGTAGTTATGATTGAGATACTATATAGCGATCGTAATCTACTGTGTATGGTAGTCTAAGATCTGATTAGGACCAGATTGATTGGATCCTTGTTGTACAAGGTGTATCAGATT encodes:
- the LOC123412418 gene encoding senescence-specific cysteine protease SAG39-like: MAFSKALLFAVLASLCFYSSVHAARELNDDLSMMAKHEGWMAQYGRVYKDAAEKTHRFEVFKTNVRFIESFNTGDRKFWLGINQFADLTNDEFRATKTNKGFIPNKVKSPTGFFRYENISLDTLPTTVDWRTRGAVTPIKDQGMCGSCWAFSAVAATEGIVMLSTGKLVSLSEQELIDCDIHGEDDGCYGGDMQDAFEFIIKNGGLTMDSNYPYMATNGTCKAGYNSSATLKSYEEVPANNEGDLMKAVANQPVSVAVDGGDMTFQLYSGGILTGSCGTDMNHGIAAIGYGTDSNGTKYWLFKNSWGTTWGENGYLRMEKDISDKRGMCGIAMNASYPIA